The following proteins come from a genomic window of Larimichthys crocea isolate SSNF chromosome III, L_crocea_2.0, whole genome shotgun sequence:
- the coa6 gene encoding cytochrome c oxidase assembly factor 6 homolog, whose product MTAPNSAERKACWDARDRLWKCLDDNQDKAASCQKFQSEFEANCPAQWVKYFTKRRDFLKFKKKMEKDSFTPAEGPRQPS is encoded by the exons ATGACAGCTCCAAactctgcagagaggaaggcCTGCTGGGACGCCAGGGACAGACTATGGAAATGTCTGGATGACAATCAGGACAAAGCTGCATCCTGCCAGAAGTTCCAGAGCGAGTTTGAGGCAAATTGCCCGGCTCAGTGG GTGAAATATTTCACCAAGAGGAGAGACTTCCTGAAATTCaaaaagaagatggagaagGATAGCTTCACGCCTGCTGAAGGCCCACGCCAGCCTTCCtaa